The Hemicordylus capensis ecotype Gifberg chromosome 6, rHemCap1.1.pri, whole genome shotgun sequence genome window below encodes:
- the C6H7orf25 gene encoding UPF0415 protein C7orf25 homolog, with product MSVHSLLCERIAIAKELIKRAEALSRSQKGGIEGGSKLCSKLKAELKFLNKVEAGKVAIKESHLQSTNLTHLQAIIESAENLKEVVGVLHVFAYEDNFGEKQSLVVDVVANSGHTWVKSIGRKAEALHNIWLGRGQYGDKSIIEQAEDFLQASCQQPVQYSNPHIIFAFYNGVSSPVAERLKQMGISIRGDIVAVNTLTEHASKDLPLSSSESDDEGGKCLQVTKVDQDNLIARVAFPTEVRVDMCNKVNLDITTLITYVSALSYGGCHFIFKEKVLTEQAVQEREERVLPLLEEFMKDKELFACESAVRDFQVILETLGGPGEKNRATLLLERVTVVPDQPSERALSLVPSSKINSRSLAIFGTGDSLKAITITANSGFVRAAANQGVRFSVFIHQPRALTESKESSAMPLPKQ from the coding sequence ATGTCTGTGCATTCTTTGCTGTGTGAGAGAATTGCTATTGCTAAGGAGCTAATCAAAAGGGCAGAAGCCCTTTCCAGGTCccagaaaggtggtatagaaggGGGATCAAAGCTCTGCAGCAAACTAAAAGCAGAGTTAAAATTCTTGAACAAGGTGGAGGCTGGTAAGGTAGCCATCAAAGAGTCACACCTGCAGAGTACAAATCTCACTCACCTGCAAGCCATCATCGAGTCGGCAGAGAACTTGAAGGAAGTTGTCGGTGTGCTTCATGTTTTTGCTTACGAGGATAACTTTGGTGAAAAACAAAGCTTGGTAGTAGATGTGGTTGCAAACAGTGGCCACACCTGGGTGAAATCAATTGGTCGAAAGGCTGAAGCCCTGCACAATATTTGGCTGGGCAGGGGCCAGTATGGAGACAAGAGCATCATTGAGCAAGCAGAGGACTTCCtgcaagcaagctgccagcagccagtgcagtacaGTAACCCACACATTATCTTTGCTTTCTACAATGGTGTGTCCTCTCCAGTGGCAGAGAGGCTGAAACAGATGGGCATATCTATACGGGGAGACATAGTAGCTGTAAACACATTAACAGAACATGCCAGCAAAGACCTTCCCTTAAGTTCTAGCGAATCTGATGATGAAGGTGGCAAATGCCTGCAAGTGACTAAAGTGGATCAGGACAACTTAATAGCCAGGGTTGCTTTTCCTACAGAAGTCAGAGTGGACATGTGCAATAAGGTTAACTTGGATATTACTACTTTGATTACGTATGTCTCTGCTCTTAGCTATGGAGGCTGTCACTTTATCTTCAAGGAGAAAGTCTTAACTGAGCAGGCAGtacaagagagagaagagagagttcTTCCACTACTGGAAGAGTTCATGAAGGACAAGGAGCTGTTTGCTTGTGAATCGGCAGTCAGAGACTTTCAGGTCATCTTAGAGACCTTAGGGGGGCCGGGGGAGAAAAATCGAGCCACATTACTCCTGGAGAGAGTCACTGTGGTACCAGACCAACCCTCTGAGCGTGCCTTAAGTCTGGTGCCTAGTTCCAAAATCAACAGCCGCTCTCTGGCCATCTTTGGGACAGGAGATTCTTTAAAGGCCATCACTATAACTGCAAACAGTGGCTTTGTTAGGGCTGCAGCTAATCAGGGAGTTAGGTTTAGTGTGTTCATTCATCAGCCCAGGGCATTGACAGAGAGCAAAGAATCTTCGGCCATGCCTCTACCAAAGCAATGA
- the LOC128330625 gene encoding protein TsetseEP-like translates to MSRKASFFSALALLLIIQEVYVAPVIEEPSEIPSIEPSKEPNGGESGEDSNVVPSLEPCEEPSEEPSEEPSLLLPEELSGEVSGEISGETETSAEPSEEPSEEPSVLLLEELSGEVSGEISGETETSAEPSEEPSVLLPEELSEEVSEEISGEMETSAESSEEPTIEASEEPDEEMSGGESTVEPSIEPSEEPNFELSLEPGDFSSLLPNEQPTEGVSKEPGTEPFPEPFPELTK, encoded by the exons ATGTCGAGAAAGGCATCTTTCTTCTCAGCTCTAGCTCTTCTTTTGATTATACAAG AGGTATATGTTGCCCCAGTGATTGAGGAACCAAGCGAGATTCCAAGCATTGAGCCAAGCAAAGAACCAAAtgggggagaaagtggagaagaCTCAAATGTCGTACCAAGCTTAGAACCCTGTGAAGAACCCAGTGAGGAACCTAGTGAGGAGCCCAGTTTACTGTTACCTGAAGAACTAAGTGGAGAAGTGAGTGGGGAAATCAGTGGGGAAACAGAAACAAGTGCAGAACCAAGTGAGGAACCTAGTGAGGAGCCCAGTGTACTGTTACTTGAAGAACTAAGTGGAGAAGTGAGTGGGGAAATCAGTGGGGAAACGGAAACAAGTGCAGAACCAAGTGAGGAACCTAGTGTACTGTTACCTGAAGAACTAAGTGAAGAAGTGAGTGAGGAAATCAGtggggaaatggaaacaagtGCAGAATCAAGTGAGGAACCAACTATTGAGGCAAGTGAAGAGCCAGATGAAGAAATGAGTGGAGGAGAATCAACCGTGGAACCAAGCATAGAGCCAAGTGAAGAACCAAACTTTGAACTCAGTTTAGAACCAGGAGACTTTTCCAGTCTACTGCCAAATGAACAACCAACTGAGGGTGTAAGCAAAGAGCCAGGCACAGAACCATTCCCAGAACCATTTCCAGAACTGACCAAGTAA